The following proteins are encoded in a genomic region of Corynebacterium atypicum:
- the glmS gene encoding glutamine--fructose-6-phosphate transaminase (isomerizing) yields MCGIVGYVGGREGLGISLEALRRMEYRGYDSAGIAVAGEHGIALAKRAGKLANLEDKIEELGPETLAGTCAIGHTRWATHGRPVDENAHPHLSYDGKVAIVHNGIIENFAPLREELEREGIELVSETDSEVAAHLLAKAYNEGETAGDFEASALKVINRLEGAFTLLFLHADHPDRIVAARRSTPLLVGVGEGEMFLGSDVAAFIEHTKNAVELGQDNAVVITADGYKILYLDGSKASGRPFTIDWDLAAAEKGGFSSFMMKEINEQPAAVRDTLAGHYQDGRIVLDEQNFSDAFLKSIDQVFVVACGSAYHSGLLAKYAIEHWVRIPVQIEVASEFRYRDPVVDTRTLVIAISQSGETADTLEAVRHAKSQGAKVLAVCNTNGSQIPRESDGVLYTHAGPEIGVASTKAFLAQVAANYIVGLALAQAKGTKYPDEITEIWQTLEETPGKIEPLLGSAEQCQEIARVLGALPTMLFLGRGVGYPVALEGALKLKELAYIHAEGFPAGELKHGPIALIEDDLPVVVIVPSPRGVPQLHSKIVSNIQEIRARGAKTIVIAEEGDTAVEPFSNWLIRLPQTSTLMQPLLATVPLQFLAAYIARECGNDDIDKPRNLAKSVTVE; encoded by the coding sequence ATGTGTGGAATCGTAGGATACGTGGGCGGCCGCGAAGGCCTGGGCATCTCCCTGGAAGCCTTGCGTAGGATGGAATACCGCGGCTATGACTCGGCCGGTATCGCAGTCGCCGGCGAGCACGGAATCGCGCTGGCCAAGCGCGCCGGGAAGCTGGCCAACCTGGAAGACAAGATCGAGGAGCTAGGCCCGGAAACGTTGGCTGGCACCTGCGCGATCGGGCACACCCGGTGGGCCACCCACGGCCGGCCGGTCGACGAGAACGCGCACCCCCACTTGTCCTACGACGGCAAGGTGGCCATCGTGCATAACGGGATCATCGAAAACTTCGCCCCACTGCGCGAAGAGCTGGAGCGCGAAGGCATCGAGCTGGTCTCCGAGACGGACTCTGAGGTCGCGGCGCACCTGTTAGCTAAGGCCTACAACGAGGGTGAGACTGCGGGGGACTTCGAGGCCAGCGCCTTGAAGGTGATTAACCGGCTTGAGGGTGCCTTCACGTTGCTGTTCCTGCATGCCGACCACCCAGACCGCATCGTCGCCGCCCGGCGCTCGACGCCGCTTCTGGTGGGCGTCGGCGAGGGCGAGATGTTCTTGGGCTCCGACGTCGCCGCGTTCATTGAACACACCAAGAACGCGGTGGAGCTGGGCCAAGACAACGCCGTTGTGATTACCGCGGACGGCTACAAGATCCTCTACCTCGACGGCTCTAAGGCCTCTGGGCGGCCATTTACTATCGATTGGGACTTGGCGGCTGCCGAAAAGGGCGGGTTCTCCTCTTTCATGATGAAGGAGATCAATGAGCAGCCGGCCGCGGTACGCGACACCCTCGCCGGGCACTACCAGGACGGCCGCATCGTCCTCGACGAGCAGAACTTCTCCGATGCCTTCCTCAAGAGCATCGACCAGGTCTTTGTGGTGGCCTGCGGCAGTGCTTATCACTCGGGGCTGTTGGCCAAGTACGCCATCGAGCATTGGGTGCGCATTCCCGTGCAGATCGAAGTGGCGAGCGAGTTTAGGTACCGCGACCCGGTGGTAGACACCCGGACGCTGGTCATCGCCATCTCGCAGTCGGGGGAGACGGCGGACACCCTCGAGGCGGTACGGCACGCGAAGTCCCAGGGGGCGAAGGTGCTGGCGGTGTGCAACACCAACGGCTCCCAGATCCCACGCGAGTCTGACGGCGTGCTCTACACCCACGCCGGGCCCGAGATCGGGGTGGCTTCGACCAAGGCGTTCTTGGCGCAGGTGGCGGCCAACTACATCGTCGGTTTGGCGCTGGCCCAGGCCAAGGGGACCAAGTATCCCGATGAGATCACAGAGATTTGGCAGACCCTGGAGGAGACTCCGGGGAAGATTGAGCCGCTGTTGGGCAGCGCCGAACAGTGCCAGGAGATCGCGCGGGTGCTGGGCGCTTTGCCCACCATGCTGTTCCTCGGCAGGGGCGTGGGCTACCCGGTGGCGCTCGAGGGCGCGCTCAAGCTGAAAGAGCTGGCCTATATCCACGCCGAGGGGTTCCCGGCCGGCGAGCTCAAGCACGGGCCGATCGCGCTCATCGAAGACGACCTGCCGGTAGTGGTCATCGTGCCGAGCCCCCGGGGGGTACCGCAGCTGCACTCCAAGATCGTCTCGAACATTCAGGAGATCCGTGCCCGCGGAGCGAAGACGATCGTGATCGCCGAAGAAGGCGACACGGCGGTCGAGCCCTTCTCTAACTGGCTGATCCGCTTGCCGCAGACGTCGACGCTGATGCAGCCGTTGCTCGCCACCGTGCCGCTGCAGTTCCTGGCCGCCTATATCGCGCGGGAGTGCGGCAACGATGACATCGATAAGCCGCGGAACCTGGCGAAGTCGGTGACCGTGGAGTGA
- the alr gene encoding alanine racemase, whose product MGSAAFPSAAGGTTPGAPSVLEARIDLAAVAHNTRVIAELIGKRQLMAVVKADGYGHGAVEVAQVMLANGADQLGVARLAEALELRRAGITAPILAWIWTPDEDFSAALDQQVDLAVLSPAHARAIVASGRRARVTVKVETGMHRSGVDEADWAEVFGLLRDCPNITVTGLMSHFACADEPGNPANARQIARFRAAIARARTMGLEVPVNHLSNTPATLALPEARFEMVRLGAALYGLSTLSPHPTMGGESAEATQPYRVEAQLRPAMSWVGLVTKIKPLAAGEGTSYGLSWRAPADGYLAVIPAGYADGVQRSWQGKFSVTIDGEAYPQVGRVCMDQHLVFLGENPNGVAVGDEAVIFGSGGWSASTLAAHVGTVNYEVVCAPHGRTQRRYFTGGQCA is encoded by the coding sequence ATGGGCTCAGCGGCCTTTCCGTCGGCGGCAGGCGGGACAACCCCTGGAGCGCCCAGTGTTCTTGAGGCGCGTATCGATCTTGCGGCGGTGGCCCACAACACGAGGGTGATCGCGGAGCTGATTGGCAAGCGGCAGCTGATGGCCGTGGTCAAGGCCGACGGCTACGGCCACGGGGCCGTCGAGGTGGCTCAGGTCATGCTCGCCAACGGCGCCGATCAGCTGGGCGTGGCGCGGCTGGCCGAGGCCCTCGAACTGCGCCGGGCCGGTATCACCGCCCCGATTCTGGCCTGGATCTGGACCCCGGACGAGGACTTTTCCGCGGCGCTGGACCAACAGGTAGACCTGGCCGTGCTCTCGCCCGCCCACGCCCGGGCGATCGTGGCCAGCGGGCGCCGCGCCCGGGTCACCGTGAAGGTAGAGACGGGGATGCACCGCTCCGGGGTGGACGAAGCCGACTGGGCTGAGGTGTTCGGGTTGTTGCGCGATTGCCCCAACATCACCGTCACCGGGCTGATGAGCCACTTCGCCTGCGCTGACGAGCCGGGGAATCCGGCGAACGCGCGGCAGATTGCGCGCTTTCGGGCGGCCATCGCCCGCGCTCGGACGATGGGCCTGGAGGTGCCGGTCAACCACCTCAGCAACACCCCGGCAACGCTGGCGCTTCCCGAGGCCCGGTTCGAGATGGTGCGGCTAGGCGCCGCGCTCTACGGGCTTTCCACCCTCAGTCCTCACCCGACGATGGGCGGCGAAAGCGCCGAGGCTACCCAGCCTTACCGCGTGGAGGCCCAGCTGCGCCCTGCGATGAGCTGGGTAGGTCTGGTCACCAAGATCAAGCCTCTCGCCGCCGGCGAGGGCACCAGCTACGGGCTTTCGTGGCGGGCGCCTGCCGATGGCTACCTCGCCGTGATCCCAGCAGGCTATGCCGATGGGGTGCAGCGCAGCTGGCAGGGCAAGTTCTCAGTGACCATTGACGGCGAGGCGTACCCGCAGGTCGGCCGTGTGTGCATGGACCAGCACCTGGTGTTTCTGGGAGAAAACCCGAACGGTGTGGCAGTCGGCGACGAGGCGGTCATTTTCGGCAGCGGGGGCTGGAGCGCGAGCACGTTGGCCGCGCACGTGGGGACCGTCAACTACGAGGTCGTCTGCGCGCCGCACGGCCGTACGCAGCGCCGCTACTTCACCGGAGGGCAGTGCGCGTGA
- the tsaE gene encoding tRNA (adenosine(37)-N6)-threonylcarbamoyltransferase complex ATPase subunit type 1 TsaE, with amino-acid sequence MRPEFLAHGRVRAEEAEDTRELGRRLGEALEAGDVVVLSGPLGAGKTTFTQGIARGMGVRGRVTSPTFTIAREHRPQAEGPALVHVDAYRLLGESAEEAPAQQDLAFALDSLDLDSELDQAAVVMEWGAGLAGYLAGAYLLVELDRTTAAAANPDSEARFISWAWCTSSG; translated from the coding sequence GTGAGGCCGGAGTTTCTCGCCCACGGTAGAGTGCGCGCCGAGGAGGCAGAAGATACCCGCGAGCTCGGGCGGCGATTGGGCGAGGCACTCGAGGCTGGGGACGTGGTGGTGCTCAGCGGGCCCTTAGGCGCGGGCAAGACCACGTTCACCCAAGGGATAGCGCGCGGTATGGGGGTGCGCGGCAGAGTCACGTCGCCGACCTTCACCATTGCTCGCGAGCACCGCCCGCAGGCCGAAGGGCCGGCGCTGGTGCACGTCGACGCTTATCGGCTGCTTGGCGAGTCGGCTGAAGAGGCGCCGGCGCAGCAGGACCTCGCCTTTGCCCTGGATAGCCTCGACCTCGACAGCGAGCTCGACCAGGCGGCCGTCGTGATGGAGTGGGGCGCGGGACTTGCCGGCTACCTGGCCGGCGCCTACCTGCTGGTGGAGCTGGACCGTACCACGGCCGCCGCCGCTAACCCGGACTCCGAGGCACGCTTCATCTCCTGGGCGTGGTGCACTTCGTCAGGCTAA
- a CDS encoding vitamin K epoxide reductase family protein, producing MIATSAHRRGLGIVLSLLGGIGLIASFVLTMEYLRLSADSAYVASCDVNSVVSCGSVMRSPSSALVGDIPNSLLGVAGFAALTALGVGLVAAASFSGWLWFLMQLGVTVAVIFVHFMMWDSLFVLRLLCPYCMVVWAVTIPIFVAVSAQNLRAFGGINVAVTWRWVISLAWVGLVAAVVIAMNHQYLF from the coding sequence GTGATTGCTACCTCCGCCCACCGTCGCGGCCTGGGCATCGTGCTGAGTCTGCTTGGCGGCATCGGCCTGATCGCGTCGTTCGTCTTGACGATGGAGTACCTCCGGCTGAGCGCCGATAGTGCCTACGTAGCCAGCTGCGACGTCAACTCCGTGGTGTCTTGCGGCAGCGTGATGCGTTCGCCGTCTTCTGCTCTGGTGGGCGATATTCCGAACTCGCTGTTGGGCGTGGCCGGGTTCGCTGCACTGACCGCACTGGGCGTCGGGCTTGTCGCTGCGGCGAGCTTTTCCGGGTGGCTGTGGTTCTTGATGCAACTGGGGGTGACCGTCGCCGTCATCTTCGTGCATTTCATGATGTGGGACTCGCTGTTTGTCCTGCGTCTGCTGTGCCCGTATTGCATGGTGGTCTGGGCGGTGACCATCCCGATCTTCGTGGCGGTTTCGGCGCAGAACCTCCGCGCGTTTGGGGGGATCAACGTGGCGGTGACGTGGCGCTGGGTGATCTCGCTGGCCTGGGTAGGGCTCGTCGCTGCGGTGGTCATTGCGATGAATCACCAGTATTTGTTCTAG
- the tsaB gene encoding tRNA (adenosine(37)-N6)-threonylcarbamoyltransferase complex dimerization subunit type 1 TsaB has translation MITLAIDSSTARLVVGLVRVPDAPEQGGEAARQPAPTASHAHVLAQRVLDDARRHNEALVPAIADVLGRAGLGYADIEAVTCGCGPGPFTGLRVGMATAAATADSLGVPLRGVCSLDAMAVDPAWRGVGNPARVIASDARRREVYWAAYDAAGSRVIGPEVCKPAALPAAELERIGVRAVSAPEGLVLGEWAQPLERLEVWPTAQTLCAAPTVDFRPIYLRRPDAVAPRVRVSEALCQ, from the coding sequence GTGATCACGCTAGCTATCGATTCCTCAACTGCCCGCCTCGTGGTGGGCCTGGTGCGCGTGCCAGATGCCCCGGAGCAAGGCGGCGAGGCGGCCAGGCAGCCGGCGCCCACGGCGAGCCACGCGCACGTGTTAGCGCAGCGGGTTCTCGACGACGCCCGGCGGCACAACGAGGCGCTCGTGCCGGCAATCGCTGACGTGCTCGGGCGCGCCGGGCTCGGCTACGCGGACATCGAGGCTGTGACGTGCGGGTGCGGGCCGGGTCCCTTCACGGGGTTGCGCGTGGGCATGGCGACGGCCGCGGCGACGGCCGACTCCCTCGGGGTCCCGCTGCGCGGCGTGTGCTCGCTCGACGCGATGGCGGTGGACCCGGCGTGGCGCGGCGTCGGCAATCCGGCGCGGGTCATCGCTTCGGACGCCAGGCGCCGCGAGGTGTACTGGGCGGCCTACGATGCCGCGGGAAGTCGGGTTATAGGCCCTGAAGTCTGTAAGCCCGCGGCCCTGCCAGCAGCGGAGCTGGAGCGGATCGGAGTGCGCGCGGTGAGCGCCCCGGAGGGGCTGGTGCTCGGCGAGTGGGCGCAGCCGCTGGAACGCCTCGAGGTCTGGCCGACCGCGCAGACGCTCTGTGCCGCGCCTACCGTCGACTTTCGCCCAATCTACCTGCGCCGCCCCGACGCGGTGGCGCCGCGGGTGCGGGTATCGGAGGCGCTGTGCCAGTAG
- the rimI gene encoding ribosomal protein S18-alanine N-acetyltransferase, with amino-acid sequence MPVVRPEREEKAAKPCAARGGKARDLLGGKVRWQELTVRDAARLAALEQVLFAGESPWSARELAAEIGAAHTYYLGCWLEDGLVGYAGLGCLGTASAPEYEVHTVGVDPGCQGRGLGRGLIRRLLAVADERPGPVFLEVRCDNAPAVGLYESLGFARLGVRRGYYQPSGADAWTMRRLPRK; translated from the coding sequence GTGCCAGTAGTTCGCCCGGAGCGCGAGGAAAAGGCGGCGAAGCCCTGCGCGGCGCGGGGTGGGAAGGCGCGCGATTTACTTGGCGGAAAGGTGCGCTGGCAGGAGCTGACCGTGCGCGATGCCGCCCGCCTCGCCGCGTTGGAGCAGGTGCTTTTTGCCGGTGAGTCCCCGTGGTCGGCACGCGAGCTGGCCGCGGAGATCGGCGCCGCGCACACGTATTATCTGGGCTGCTGGCTCGAGGATGGGCTGGTGGGATACGCGGGCCTGGGTTGTCTGGGCACCGCGAGCGCCCCGGAGTACGAGGTGCACACCGTCGGGGTGGACCCCGGATGCCAGGGCCGCGGGCTGGGCCGCGGGTTGATACGCCGGCTGCTCGCGGTGGCTGACGAGCGCCCCGGACCCGTCTTCCTTGAGGTGCGGTGCGATAACGCGCCCGCGGTGGGTTTGTATGAGTCGCTGGGCTTCGCCCGGCTTGGGGTGCGCCGCGGCTACTACCAGCCCTCGGGGGCGGATGCGTGGACGATGCGCCGGCTGCCGCGCAAGTAG
- the tsaD gene encoding tRNA (adenosine(37)-N6)-threonylcarbamoyltransferase complex transferase subunit TsaD has protein sequence MIILAVESSCDETGVGIVELDPDSGEVTVLANQVASSMREHAPFGGVVPEIAARAHLAAIVPVTCAALDEAGVERPDCVAATVGPGLAGALLVGASAAKAYAAAWGVPFYGVNHLGGHVAVGSLAYGRNLGRAVALLVSGGHTQLLAVGADGLPTEELGATLDDAAGEAFDKVSRLLGLGYPGGPAIQRAAADGDPAAIAFPRALLRAKDEEHGHRHDFSFSGVKTAVARHLEAAEREQRRVRLADVAASFQEAVCDVLSFKAVRACVDMGAPTLLLGGGVAANARLRELARQRCAAAGIELVVPSPALCTDNGLMMAVLAAKLIASGAGPSGYATGTDTGLEVQQLLVAPAGPAEPARA, from the coding sequence ATGATCATCTTGGCAGTGGAGTCCTCGTGCGATGAGACCGGCGTGGGCATCGTCGAGCTGGATCCAGATTCCGGCGAGGTGACGGTGCTGGCTAATCAGGTTGCCTCGTCGATGCGCGAGCATGCGCCGTTTGGCGGGGTGGTCCCGGAGATCGCTGCGCGCGCGCACCTGGCGGCTATCGTGCCGGTGACTTGCGCGGCGCTTGACGAAGCCGGCGTTGAGCGGCCCGATTGCGTCGCTGCGACGGTGGGGCCCGGGCTCGCCGGCGCGCTTCTGGTCGGGGCCTCGGCGGCGAAGGCGTACGCCGCGGCCTGGGGGGTGCCGTTTTACGGGGTGAACCACTTGGGCGGCCACGTGGCGGTGGGATCTTTGGCGTACGGGCGCAACTTGGGTCGTGCGGTGGCGCTGTTGGTTTCCGGGGGGCACACTCAGCTTCTGGCCGTTGGCGCGGACGGCTTGCCCACCGAGGAGCTCGGGGCGACGCTTGACGACGCCGCGGGCGAGGCCTTTGACAAGGTCTCCCGGCTTCTGGGGTTGGGCTACCCGGGCGGGCCGGCGATTCAGCGAGCGGCGGCCGACGGCGACCCTGCGGCGATCGCCTTCCCGCGGGCGCTGTTGCGCGCCAAGGATGAGGAGCATGGCCACCGGCACGATTTCTCGTTTAGCGGGGTTAAGACTGCGGTGGCGCGCCATCTGGAGGCTGCGGAGCGGGAGCAGCGCCGGGTGCGCTTGGCCGACGTCGCGGCGAGTTTCCAGGAGGCGGTCTGCGACGTGCTGAGCTTCAAGGCCGTCCGGGCCTGCGTGGATATGGGCGCGCCGACGCTCCTGCTCGGTGGCGGGGTGGCGGCGAACGCGAGGCTGCGGGAGCTGGCTCGGCAGCGGTGCGCGGCGGCAGGGATCGAGCTGGTGGTTCCCTCTCCGGCGCTGTGCACGGACAACGGCCTGATGATGGCGGTGCTGGCGGCTAAGCTCATCGCGTCGGGTGCGGGGCCGTCCGGGTACGCGACGGGCACGGATACGGGGTTGGAGGTTCAGCAGCTGCTGGTCGCGCCGGCGGGGCCGGCCGAGCCGGCGCGCGCGTAG
- the groES gene encoding co-chaperone GroES, giving the protein MANVNITPLEDRILVQINEAETTTKSGLVIPDTAKERPQEATVIAVGKGRFDADGKRVPVDVEEGDTVIFSRYGGTEIKYDGQDYLILSARDVLAVVAK; this is encoded by the coding sequence GTGGCTAACGTCAACATCACCCCGCTTGAAGACCGCATCCTGGTTCAGATTAACGAGGCCGAGACCACCACCAAGTCCGGCCTGGTCATCCCGGATACGGCCAAGGAGCGCCCGCAGGAGGCGACCGTGATCGCCGTGGGCAAGGGCCGCTTCGATGCCGACGGCAAGCGCGTCCCCGTCGACGTCGAAGAGGGCGATACCGTGATCTTCTCGCGCTACGGCGGCACCGAGATTAAGTACGACGGCCAGGACTACCTGATTCTTTCGGCCCGCGACGTGCTCGCGGTCGTCGCGAAGTAG
- the groL gene encoding chaperonin GroEL (60 kDa chaperone family; promotes refolding of misfolded polypeptides especially under stressful conditions; forms two stacked rings of heptamers to form a barrel-shaped 14mer; ends can be capped by GroES; misfolded proteins enter the barrel where they are refolded when GroES binds) has translation MAKLIAFDQEAREAILRGVDTLADAVKVTLGPRGRNVVLDKAFGGPTVTNDGVTIAREIDVEDPFENLGAQLVKDVAIRTNDNAGDGTTTATLLAQAIISEGLRNVAAGANPLGLGRGIQLAVEKTVELLRERATEVSDSKSIAQVATVSSRDERVGEMVAGAMDKVGRDGVVTVEESQSMESSLEVTEGVSFDKGYLSPYFITDTEDQQAVLDDAVVLLVRNKVSSLPDFLPILEKIANSGKQALIIAEDVEGEALQALVVNAIRKTLKVAAVKSPYFGERRKAFMDDLAVVTGATVVDPDLGISLAEAGEEVLGSARRVTITKDETVIIDGAGSAEDLERRRNQIRREIETTDSSWDKEKAEERLAKLSGGVAVIRVGAATETEVSERKLRVEDAINAARAAVQEGIIAGGGSVLVQISEDIAEYAGQFEGDVATGVKVLAHALTKPAFWIAENAGLDGAVVVSKTAELPNGEGFNAQELEYTNLIDDGIIDPVKVTHNAVVNAGSVSRMVLTTEASVVEKPAEEPAGQGHGHQH, from the coding sequence ATGGCAAAGCTTATTGCGTTTGATCAAGAGGCCCGCGAGGCCATTCTGCGCGGCGTCGATACGCTTGCCGACGCCGTGAAGGTCACCCTGGGCCCGCGCGGGCGCAACGTCGTCCTGGACAAGGCTTTCGGTGGGCCGACCGTGACCAACGACGGCGTGACCATCGCCCGCGAGATTGATGTCGAGGACCCCTTTGAAAACCTCGGCGCCCAGCTGGTCAAGGACGTCGCGATCCGCACCAACGACAACGCCGGTGACGGCACGACGACGGCGACGCTTTTGGCGCAGGCGATCATCTCCGAGGGCCTGCGCAACGTCGCTGCCGGCGCGAACCCCCTGGGGCTGGGCCGCGGCATTCAGCTGGCGGTGGAAAAGACCGTCGAGTTGTTGCGCGAGCGCGCCACGGAGGTCTCTGACTCGAAGTCGATCGCTCAGGTGGCCACCGTGTCCTCTCGCGATGAGCGGGTGGGCGAGATGGTCGCCGGCGCGATGGACAAGGTCGGCCGCGATGGCGTGGTCACCGTCGAGGAGAGCCAGTCCATGGAGTCCTCCTTGGAGGTCACCGAGGGCGTGTCCTTTGACAAGGGCTATCTCTCCCCGTACTTCATCACCGATACTGAGGATCAGCAGGCCGTGCTTGACGACGCGGTGGTGCTCCTGGTGCGCAACAAAGTCTCCTCGTTGCCGGACTTCCTGCCGATCCTGGAAAAGATCGCGAATTCTGGCAAGCAGGCGCTGATCATCGCCGAGGACGTCGAGGGCGAGGCCCTGCAGGCGCTGGTGGTCAACGCGATCCGCAAGACGCTGAAGGTCGCGGCCGTGAAATCGCCGTACTTTGGCGAGCGCCGCAAGGCGTTCATGGATGACCTCGCCGTTGTCACCGGCGCCACGGTCGTGGACCCGGATCTGGGCATCTCGCTGGCCGAGGCCGGCGAAGAGGTGCTCGGCAGCGCCCGGCGCGTGACCATCACCAAGGACGAGACGGTGATCATCGACGGCGCCGGCTCGGCCGAGGATCTGGAGCGGCGCCGCAACCAGATCCGCCGCGAGATCGAGACCACGGATTCCTCGTGGGATAAGGAAAAGGCGGAGGAGCGTCTGGCCAAGCTGTCCGGCGGGGTGGCCGTCATCCGCGTCGGCGCGGCGACGGAGACCGAGGTCTCCGAGCGCAAGCTGCGCGTCGAGGATGCGATCAACGCGGCCCGCGCCGCCGTCCAGGAGGGCATCATCGCCGGTGGCGGTTCGGTGTTGGTCCAGATTTCCGAGGACATCGCCGAGTATGCCGGCCAGTTCGAGGGCGACGTCGCGACTGGCGTGAAGGTGCTCGCGCACGCCTTGACCAAGCCGGCCTTCTGGATCGCGGAAAACGCCGGCCTGGATGGCGCCGTGGTGGTCTCGAAGACCGCGGAGCTGCCGAACGGCGAGGGCTTCAACGCTCAGGAGCTGGAATACACCAACCTGATCGACGATGGCATCATCGACCCGGTGAAGGTCACCCACAATGCAGTGGTTAACGCCGGCTCCGTGAGCCGCATGGTGCTCACCACCGAGGCTTCGGTGGTGGAGAAGCCGGCCGAGGAGCCTGCCGGCCAGGGCCACGGCCACCAGCACTAG
- a CDS encoding WhiB family transcriptional regulator — translation MTVPDLLPGPNADFWDWQLKGACRGQDSSAFYHPEGERGRSRALCEARAKAICQVCPVIAECREHALRVGEPYGVWGGLSESERMTILRRREFSRA, via the coding sequence ATGACCGTTCCCGATCTCCTCCCCGGACCCAACGCGGACTTCTGGGACTGGCAGCTTAAGGGAGCCTGCCGGGGCCAGGACTCCTCGGCCTTCTACCACCCCGAAGGAGAGCGGGGCCGCTCGCGGGCGCTGTGCGAGGCCCGCGCCAAGGCCATCTGCCAGGTCTGCCCCGTCATCGCCGAGTGCCGGGAGCACGCCCTGCGCGTGGGCGAACCCTACGGGGTGTGGGGCGGGCTGAGCGAGTCCGAGCGCATGACCATTCTGCGCCGCCGGGAATTCAGCCGGGCCTAA
- a CDS encoding sigma-70 family RNA polymerase sigma factor, giving the protein MNDTDAELQRLAPKAVRGDRRALKEIIRLIYPLVLRYARARIGGGKTPTPEDVAQETCLAVATSIGRYHERGRPFMAYVYSIAFNKVADAHRAMSRDKSLPTEEVPERGFHPNTPELAALAQDGSNRVRALLDSLGDKARDIVILRVIVGLSAEETAAAVNSTPGAVRVAQHRALAKLRDLVQRGEDDG; this is encoded by the coding sequence GTGAATGATACTGATGCCGAGCTCCAGCGGCTGGCCCCGAAAGCCGTCCGCGGGGACCGCCGGGCACTCAAGGAGATCATCCGGCTGATCTATCCGCTCGTGTTGCGCTACGCTCGCGCCCGCATCGGCGGCGGAAAGACTCCCACCCCGGAGGACGTAGCGCAGGAGACCTGCCTGGCTGTGGCGACCTCGATCGGCCGCTACCACGAGCGCGGCCGGCCGTTCATGGCGTACGTCTACAGCATCGCGTTTAACAAGGTGGCCGACGCGCACCGGGCGATGTCGCGCGATAAGAGCTTGCCCACCGAGGAGGTGCCCGAGCGTGGATTTCACCCGAATACCCCCGAGTTAGCAGCGTTGGCGCAGGACGGAAGTAACAGAGTGCGCGCTCTTCTCGATTCTTTGGGTGACAAGGCCAGAGACATCGTGATCTTGCGGGTGATCGTTGGGCTTTCGGCCGAGGAGACTGCGGCGGCGGTCAACAGCACGCCGGGCGCAGTGCGCGTGGCCCAGCACCGCGCGTTAGCGAAATTGCGCGATCTCGTGCAGCGGGGAGAAGACGATGGATAA
- a CDS encoding DUF5319 domain-containing protein produces MNFDHQMPRDPFADDPNDPASFLTDDTPVEPISPEERLAIARDLELVEEFRRLLEPRGMRGIFFFCEDCEEFHYFDWDILAANMRATLRETISPVHEPSADPDVSAYVPWDYALGYVDGMRGA; encoded by the coding sequence GTGAACTTTGACCATCAGATGCCGCGCGACCCGTTTGCAGACGACCCGAACGATCCGGCCTCATTTCTTACCGACGACACGCCGGTAGAGCCGATTTCGCCCGAGGAACGCCTCGCGATCGCTCGGGACCTGGAGTTGGTCGAGGAGTTCCGTCGCCTGCTCGAGCCCCGCGGCATGCGCGGAATCTTCTTTTTTTGTGAAGACTGCGAGGAGTTCCACTACTTCGACTGGGACATCCTCGCTGCCAACATGCGCGCCACGCTCCGCGAGACGATCAGCCCGGTCCACGAACCCAGCGCTGACCCCGACGTGAGCGCCTACGTGCCCTGGGACTACGCCCTGGGCTACGTCGACGGCATGCGCGGCGCCTAG